One window of the Niallia circulans genome contains the following:
- the trmB gene encoding tRNA (guanosine(46)-N7)-methyltransferase TrmB has product MRLRHKPWAKDKLSAYPQYVIQTPEDWKGKWDQAFSQKGPIHIEIGTGKGRFITEMAKANPSINYIGVELQESVIVSALDRLIEAEVPNLKLMNINAEKLKDYFEKGEIARVYLNFSDPWPKTRHEKRRLTYKTFLDSYQSVLIDKGEVHFKTDNQGLFEYSLKSFSEYGMLLKYVSLDLHNSDYEGNIMTEYEEKFSNRGNRIYRCEVQFK; this is encoded by the coding sequence ATGCGATTAAGACATAAACCATGGGCGAAAGATAAATTAAGTGCATATCCGCAATATGTTATCCAAACCCCGGAAGATTGGAAAGGGAAATGGGATCAGGCATTTAGTCAAAAAGGGCCGATCCATATTGAGATTGGTACTGGAAAAGGTAGATTTATCACAGAAATGGCAAAAGCAAATCCTTCTATTAATTATATTGGCGTAGAACTTCAGGAAAGTGTCATTGTTTCTGCGTTAGATCGATTAATTGAAGCAGAAGTACCAAACTTGAAGTTAATGAATATAAATGCAGAAAAGCTTAAGGATTATTTTGAAAAAGGAGAAATTGCACGAGTTTATTTAAATTTTTCCGATCCTTGGCCAAAAACAAGACACGAAAAACGAAGACTTACGTATAAAACGTTCTTGGATTCATATCAATCAGTTCTCATTGATAAAGGGGAAGTGCATTTTAAAACAGATAACCAAGGGTTATTTGAATACTCTCTTAAGAGTTTTTCTGAATATGGTATGCTTTTAAAATATGTAAGCCTTGATTTGCATAATAGCGATTATGAGGGCAATATCATGACTGAATATGAAGAGAAATTTTCCAATCGAGGAAATAGAATTTATCGTTGTGAAGTGCAATTTAAATAA
- a CDS encoding NUDIX hydrolase produces the protein MGYVEDLRKLVGKMPIILVGAVVILFDKDQKVLLQERKHPKHVWGLPGGLMELGESTEETAKREVFEETGLQITNLQLLSVYSGKDYFAVAANGDPFYTVTTAYCTSEYEGKLKNDQEEAFSLRYFNLDELPEKMVGSHRRMIEDFKKNLKRI, from the coding sequence TTGGGATACGTAGAAGATTTAAGAAAGCTTGTCGGAAAAATGCCTATTATTCTTGTTGGAGCAGTAGTTATCCTGTTCGATAAAGATCAGAAAGTACTTTTGCAAGAGAGAAAACATCCTAAACATGTGTGGGGTTTACCTGGTGGATTAATGGAATTAGGAGAAAGCACAGAAGAAACAGCAAAACGAGAAGTTTTCGAAGAAACGGGTCTGCAAATAACGAATCTTCAATTATTATCCGTTTATTCTGGGAAAGATTATTTTGCGGTGGCCGCAAATGGGGACCCTTTTTACACCGTAACAACTGCCTACTGCACTTCAGAATATGAAGGAAAGCTCAAAAATGATCAAGAGGAGGCATTCAGTCTCCGATATTTCAATTTAGATGAACTACCAGAAAAAATGGTCGGCAGCCATAGAAGAATGATTGAAGACTTTAAAAAGAATTTAAAGAGAATTTAA
- a CDS encoding YtzH-like family protein, producing MPINHEHQLALLADILSNQQTDCCGSVAECEQIERLITSLRTNDQIDQNILPILEEVHLYSKQGVNASNLDNHIHSHQDQLSQWVDGINNLS from the coding sequence ATGCCTATAAACCATGAGCATCAACTAGCATTATTAGCCGATATTCTCAGTAATCAACAAACAGATTGCTGTGGATCTGTAGCAGAATGCGAACAGATCGAAAGATTGATTACTTCTTTAAGAACCAATGATCAAATTGATCAAAATATCCTTCCGATTTTAGAGGAAGTACACCTTTACAGCAAGCAAGGAGTCAATGCCTCCAATTTAGACAATCATATTCATTCACACCAAGACCAATTGTCGCAATGGGTAGATGGAATTAACAATTTATCTTAA
- the pepV gene encoding dipeptidase PepV, whose translation MSSIDWLNEVHNRKDSFIKDLQGLLQIKSVLDEENATEDAPFGKGVKEALTYMLSLGEKDGFVSKNVKNVAGHLLYGEGTESVGVLCHVDVVPEGDGWTSDPYKAEIRDGKIFARGALDDKGPTMAAYYAMKIVKELHLPLTKEVRMIIGTDEESDWRCVETYFQEESMPTIGFAPDADFPIIYAEKGISDFDIVQKYTEASSDSGEVKILCFSSGRRYNMVPDFAQAVLEVKEGEQTEIIQRYQNYLKLENIPGRYLVDNGDLVLELEGVSAHGLEPNNGINAGLKLADFLVELELDEKADHYFQFVRNFFVNDSRGKKLGIDFEDEITGELTLNAGILDYQSDHGGKIGQTVRYPVTNDMDQTKEKLIKLLAEHNFSLENFTDSKPHYVEKDSELIQTLSKVYEEQTGEKAKLLSIGGGTYARSLEKGVAFGPLFPGREDIAHKKDEYMYIEDLLKATAIYAQAIYELAK comes from the coding sequence ATGAGTTCAATTGATTGGTTAAATGAAGTACATAATCGTAAAGATAGTTTTATTAAGGATTTGCAAGGGCTGTTGCAAATTAAGAGTGTATTAGATGAAGAAAATGCAACAGAGGATGCACCTTTTGGAAAAGGTGTGAAAGAAGCATTAACCTATATGCTATCCTTGGGTGAAAAAGATGGTTTTGTTAGTAAGAATGTAAAAAATGTTGCTGGACATTTACTTTATGGTGAGGGAACAGAAAGCGTTGGGGTTCTTTGCCATGTAGATGTTGTTCCTGAGGGAGATGGATGGACAAGTGATCCTTACAAGGCAGAGATTCGCGATGGGAAAATATTCGCAAGAGGCGCTTTAGATGATAAAGGCCCTACAATGGCTGCTTACTATGCAATGAAAATTGTGAAGGAGCTGCACCTTCCCTTAACGAAAGAGGTTCGAATGATTATTGGAACCGATGAAGAAAGTGATTGGAGATGTGTAGAGACTTATTTTCAAGAAGAAAGTATGCCTACAATCGGCTTTGCTCCTGATGCAGATTTTCCGATTATTTATGCGGAAAAAGGAATTTCTGATTTTGACATTGTACAAAAATACACGGAAGCATCTAGCGATTCGGGTGAAGTTAAAATTCTCTGTTTTTCATCAGGTAGAAGATATAATATGGTCCCAGACTTTGCGCAAGCTGTGTTAGAAGTCAAAGAAGGAGAGCAAACGGAGATTATTCAACGATATCAAAATTATTTGAAACTTGAAAATATCCCTGGCCGCTATTTAGTTGACAATGGCGATTTAGTATTAGAATTAGAGGGAGTTTCAGCACATGGTCTAGAGCCTAATAATGGCATAAATGCTGGATTAAAGCTGGCTGATTTTCTCGTAGAGTTAGAATTGGATGAAAAAGCGGACCATTATTTTCAATTTGTAAGAAACTTCTTTGTGAATGACTCTAGAGGGAAAAAACTTGGTATCGATTTTGAGGATGAGATAACAGGAGAGCTGACATTAAATGCTGGGATATTGGATTATCAGTCAGATCATGGTGGGAAAATAGGACAGACAGTACGTTATCCTGTTACCAATGATATGGATCAAACAAAAGAAAAATTAATAAAATTACTAGCAGAACATAATTTCAGCTTGGAAAATTTCACGGATTCTAAACCGCATTATGTAGAAAAAGACTCTGAATTAATTCAGACACTAAGCAAAGTCTATGAAGAGCAAACTGGTGAAAAGGCGAAGCTTTTATCAATTGGTGGAGGCACTTATGCTAGGTCGCTAGAAAAAGGAGTTGCTTTCGGACCACTCTTTCCAGGAAGAGAAGATATTGCGCACAAAAAAGATGAATATATGTATATAGAAGATTTGTTGAAGGCAACTGCTATTTATGCACAAGCAATATATGAATTAGCTAAATAA
- a CDS encoding DUF84 family protein, with the protein MKVCIGTNNKAKVKAVKNCLEKDAAIEFATFNVSSGVSEQPFSDEETIKGAVNRAKAALQEGAGEIGIGLEGGVHRTNDTLFLTNWGALVWKDGTTYIASGARIPLPKEIETKLVAGRELGPVMDEYVQKENVRSTEGAIGIFTNGRINRTAMFEHVVELLLGQMEYQRK; encoded by the coding sequence GTGAAAGTTTGTATTGGCACCAATAATAAAGCAAAAGTAAAAGCAGTAAAAAACTGTTTAGAAAAAGATGCGGCTATAGAGTTTGCTACATTTAATGTGAGCTCTGGGGTAAGCGAACAGCCATTTTCAGATGAGGAAACGATCAAAGGGGCCGTTAACCGAGCGAAGGCTGCATTGCAGGAAGGGGCCGGCGAGATAGGGATTGGCTTGGAAGGAGGCGTCCACCGAACAAATGACACTCTCTTTTTAACTAATTGGGGAGCGCTTGTTTGGAAGGATGGAACCACCTATATAGCTAGTGGAGCAAGAATTCCGCTACCAAAGGAAATTGAAACAAAACTAGTTGCAGGAAGAGAACTAGGTCCGGTTATGGATGAATATGTCCAAAAAGAAAATGTTCGCTCAACAGAAGGTGCTATAGGAATCTTCACAAACGGCAGGATTAATAGGACAGCAATGTTTGAACATGTTGTTGAATTGCTTCTAGGTCAAATGGAATATCAAAGAAAATAA
- a CDS encoding PepSY domain-containing protein, with protein MNWKHIIGGVVAGLAASYIVKEVIVKNSSLSGDQVLSLAKTAFKEKGPINGSWINMEKEILHTQASSLTVYRGGITRMNGDTQEVYEFISDSETGRILDVNQLT; from the coding sequence ATGAATTGGAAACATATCATAGGCGGTGTTGTGGCAGGACTAGCCGCAAGCTATATCGTGAAAGAAGTCATTGTTAAAAATAGTAGTCTTTCGGGTGACCAGGTCTTATCTTTAGCTAAAACTGCTTTTAAAGAAAAGGGACCGATTAACGGATCTTGGATAAATATGGAGAAGGAAATACTTCATACGCAAGCATCTTCCCTTACCGTTTATAGAGGTGGTATCACTCGCATGAACGGTGACACACAAGAAGTATATGAATTCATTTCAGATAGTGAGACAGGCAGGATTCTTGATGTTAATCAATTAACCTAA
- a CDS encoding M42 family metallopeptidase, whose product MEQQTLDMFRTLTELPGVAGNEHQVRKFMKEQLSLYTNEIVQDNLGSIFGVKRGTENGPTVMVAGHMDEVGFMVTAITDNGMIRFQPIGGWWSQVLLAQRVQIITNKGPVTGVIGSIPPHLLDEALRSKPMDIKNMLIDIGADDKEDALKIGIKPGQMIVPICPFTPMANEKKIMAKAWDNRYGCGLAIELLKNLQGEEIPNILYSGATVQEEVGLRGARTAANMIKPDVFYALDASPANDASGDKNQFGQLGKGALLRIYDATMVMHKGMREFILDTAESNNIAYQYFISPGGTDAGQVHISNNGVPSAVIGICSRYIHTSASIIHIDDYAAAKELVTKLVKTTDHTTIETLRANQ is encoded by the coding sequence ATGGAACAACAGACATTAGATATGTTTCGAACATTAACGGAACTTCCGGGAGTAGCTGGAAATGAACACCAAGTTCGAAAATTTATGAAAGAACAATTAAGTCTTTATACAAATGAAATCGTGCAAGATAACCTTGGCAGTATTTTTGGGGTGAAAAGAGGAACGGAAAATGGACCAACTGTTATGGTTGCCGGACATATGGATGAAGTTGGTTTTATGGTTACTGCAATCACGGATAACGGAATGATTCGTTTTCAGCCTATCGGTGGCTGGTGGAGTCAGGTCCTTTTAGCACAAAGAGTACAGATTATAACTAATAAAGGACCTGTTACTGGGGTAATCGGTTCGATTCCTCCACATCTATTGGACGAAGCATTAAGAAGTAAACCAATGGATATAAAAAATATGCTGATCGATATCGGAGCGGATGATAAGGAAGATGCATTGAAAATTGGGATTAAGCCTGGTCAAATGATTGTGCCAATTTGTCCATTTACGCCAATGGCTAATGAAAAGAAAATTATGGCAAAGGCCTGGGATAATCGTTATGGTTGTGGTTTAGCGATTGAATTGTTAAAGAATCTTCAAGGAGAGGAGATTCCGAATATCTTGTATTCTGGGGCTACTGTGCAAGAGGAAGTAGGTCTTAGAGGAGCTAGAACTGCAGCTAATATGATTAAGCCAGATGTATTTTATGCTTTAGACGCAAGTCCTGCAAATGATGCCTCTGGTGATAAAAATCAATTTGGTCAGCTTGGAAAAGGAGCATTGTTACGCATTTATGATGCCACGATGGTTATGCATAAAGGGATGAGAGAATTTATTTTAGATACAGCGGAATCTAATAATATTGCCTACCAGTACTTTATTTCACCAGGCGGAACGGATGCGGGACAGGTTCATATTTCAAACAATGGTGTACCTAGCGCTGTTATTGGCATATGCTCACGTTATATTCATACAAGTGCTTCTATTATCCACATCGATGATTATGCGGCAGCAAAAGAACTGGTAACTAAATTAGTAAAAACAACGGATCATACAACCATCGAAACACTGCGTGCAAATCAATAA
- a CDS encoding thioredoxin family protein gives MKHLQSAEEFAELKNSPEKHIFLFSAEWCGDCRFIEPFMPEVEAKYDQYTFIHIDRDKFIDTCIELDVFGIPSFIAFEGGKELGRFVSKDRKTQEEIEKFIESL, from the coding sequence TTGAAACATTTACAATCAGCAGAAGAATTTGCAGAGCTTAAAAATAGTCCAGAGAAACATATATTTCTTTTTTCAGCAGAATGGTGTGGAGACTGTCGTTTTATCGAACCATTTATGCCAGAAGTTGAAGCGAAATATGATCAATATACATTTATACATATCGATCGCGATAAATTTATTGATACTTGTATAGAGCTAGATGTATTTGGTATTCCAAGCTTTATCGCTTTTGAAGGCGGGAAAGAACTTGGTAGATTTGTAAGCAAAGATCGAAAAACACAGGAAGAAATTGAAAAATTTATTGAATCTTTATAA
- the pulA gene encoding type I pullulanase, giving the protein MLSIRRSFFAYLDEMSIITVLLPYSYFQGESTSFILRGTNQATNLVIESKEKMQHFVKYKCRTHNKIQIGQKYEVEDGNKGVTDLQIGAVIRTPLFDEEFYYDGPLGVHYASDQCTFYLWAPTAQQVKLVLQSPDPSSKERRIVEMERQEKGVWKTTYLADLEGYYYSYLVLINLEWKEAIDPYAVAVSVNGETGVIVDLNKTKRQKPALPPLEQDVDSIIYEAHIRDLTIHPDSGIQQKGKYVGVAELNTQTPQNNLSGLTYIKDLGVTHIEFLPVHDFEEIDELEVLKKYNWGYNPSHYNVPEGSYSTNPMDPYVRINELKEMIHAVQEQGIRVILDVVYNHVYKKEDSSFEKIVPGYYFRYDKHGMPANGTGVGNDIASERSMVRRFIVDSVRFWIEEYQIDGLRFDLMGILDCQTMNEVRTICDNVDKSILIIGEGWDLATPINHDKKAIIANQQSLPRIGQFNDQFRDKIKGSTFDKYDRGYALGNKQYKGEIAELLAGSVGIYKEGGMFFEPGQSVNYVESHDNHTLWDKIDICFPDASDEEKSKKHRLATSLVLLSQGIPFLHSGQEFFRTKFGVENSYQSPDEINQLDWNRKDQFLRNVDYIKGLISLRKNNRAFRLRSVEEIQKHVTINQQANEVIQYCLNDLQQFGEWKTIIVLINGNDSAEKGFCPENEWKILVEDGIVYEEDYPTIHGDSLIVNPSSVTILAK; this is encoded by the coding sequence TTGTTATCGATAAGAAGGAGTTTCTTTGCCTATTTAGATGAAATGTCAATAATAACTGTTCTACTTCCCTATTCGTATTTCCAAGGGGAATCAACATCATTTATATTAAGAGGGACTAATCAAGCTACTAATCTTGTGATTGAATCCAAAGAAAAAATGCAGCATTTCGTCAAGTACAAATGCCGTACGCATAATAAGATACAGATCGGGCAAAAATATGAAGTCGAAGATGGAAATAAAGGTGTGACAGATTTACAGATAGGTGCGGTTATCAGAACACCTTTATTTGATGAGGAGTTTTATTATGATGGACCACTAGGTGTTCATTATGCTTCCGATCAGTGCACTTTCTATCTGTGGGCTCCCACTGCCCAACAAGTGAAATTAGTGCTGCAATCTCCAGATCCATCTAGTAAGGAAAGACGGATTGTAGAGATGGAAAGACAAGAAAAAGGTGTTTGGAAAACAACCTATTTAGCAGATTTGGAAGGTTATTATTACAGCTATCTAGTCCTTATTAACTTGGAATGGAAAGAAGCGATTGATCCATATGCTGTCGCTGTTTCTGTAAATGGGGAAACAGGAGTAATCGTTGACTTAAATAAAACCAAAAGGCAGAAACCAGCCTTGCCGCCGTTAGAACAGGATGTAGATAGTATCATCTACGAAGCGCATATACGCGATTTAACGATACATCCTGACAGTGGAATTCAGCAAAAGGGCAAATATGTTGGAGTGGCAGAATTGAATACGCAAACGCCCCAAAACAATCTGTCAGGGCTAACCTATATTAAAGACTTAGGCGTCACCCATATAGAGTTCCTCCCAGTACATGACTTTGAAGAAATTGATGAGCTAGAGGTGCTAAAAAAATACAATTGGGGCTATAACCCTTCCCATTATAATGTTCCAGAGGGCAGTTACTCAACAAACCCAATGGATCCTTATGTAAGAATTAATGAATTGAAAGAAATGATTCATGCTGTACAGGAACAAGGCATTCGTGTCATTTTGGATGTTGTATATAATCATGTCTATAAAAAGGAAGATTCCTCTTTTGAAAAAATCGTTCCAGGTTATTACTTCCGCTATGATAAGCATGGTATGCCAGCAAATGGAACTGGAGTAGGGAATGACATTGCTTCTGAACGATCGATGGTAAGGAGATTTATTGTCGATTCCGTTCGTTTTTGGATAGAGGAATATCAAATAGATGGATTACGTTTTGATTTGATGGGAATACTTGATTGCCAAACAATGAATGAAGTCCGGACAATTTGTGATAATGTTGATAAGAGCATCTTAATTATTGGAGAAGGCTGGGATCTTGCAACCCCCATCAATCATGACAAGAAAGCCATTATTGCTAATCAACAATCATTGCCTAGAATTGGCCAGTTTAATGATCAATTTAGAGATAAAATAAAGGGGAGCACCTTTGATAAATATGATCGAGGGTACGCGCTTGGAAATAAGCAATATAAAGGAGAAATTGCTGAATTATTAGCTGGTAGCGTTGGAATCTATAAAGAAGGTGGCATGTTTTTTGAACCAGGGCAATCTGTAAACTATGTAGAATCACATGATAATCATACCTTATGGGATAAAATCGATATTTGCTTTCCAGATGCATCAGATGAAGAAAAGAGTAAAAAACACCGACTGGCAACTTCTCTTGTTCTTCTAAGTCAAGGAATCCCTTTCTTGCATTCGGGACAGGAATTTTTTCGCACAAAATTTGGTGTGGAAAATAGTTATCAATCGCCTGATGAGATTAATCAGTTAGATTGGAATAGAAAAGACCAATTCTTAAGAAATGTTGACTATATAAAAGGATTAATTTCCCTAAGAAAAAATAATCGTGCTTTCCGGTTACGATCTGTGGAGGAAATCCAAAAACATGTAACTATAAATCAGCAAGCAAATGAAGTTATCCAGTATTGTTTAAATGATTTGCAGCAATTTGGAGAATGGAAAACTATCATCGTATTGATAAATGGTAATGATTCTGCAGAGAAAGGCTTTTGTCCGGAAAATGAATGGAAGATACTTGTGGAAGACGGAATTGTATATGAAGAGGACTATCCAACAATACATGGAGACAGCCTAATAGTTAATCCAAGTAGTGTAACGATACTTGCCAAATAG
- the dat gene encoding D-amino-acid transaminase → MRMVLMNGEFIPREQAKVDIEDRGYQFGDGIYEVIRVYNGKMFMAKEHLERLSASSEKIGIAISYSISELTNLLEELIAKNSLSTGILYMQFTRGVSPRNHSYPTEAVTPTFVAYTKTLNRPLDNLENGVSTITVEDIRWSRCDIKSLNLLGNVMAKQKAAEADCYESIQYRELSVTEGSSSNIWIVNGEKIQTHEANQFILNGITRQKIIQICGENGIEVEEKAFSIEDLIDADEVFLSSTTSEVTPIVSVNNVPVKEGEVGEMTKKLQNLFVDAIISECGQISN, encoded by the coding sequence ATGAGAATGGTGTTAATGAATGGGGAGTTTATACCAAGAGAACAAGCGAAAGTAGATATTGAAGATAGAGGTTATCAGTTTGGCGATGGGATATATGAAGTAATCCGTGTGTACAATGGTAAAATGTTCATGGCGAAGGAACATCTAGAACGATTATCTGCAAGCAGCGAGAAAATAGGCATAGCTATTTCTTATTCCATCTCAGAATTAACTAATCTTTTAGAAGAGTTAATTGCAAAAAACTCATTAAGCACCGGTATCCTTTATATGCAATTCACAAGAGGCGTGAGCCCGCGAAATCATAGCTACCCAACAGAAGCAGTTACTCCAACCTTTGTAGCTTATACTAAAACATTAAATAGACCACTTGATAATCTGGAAAATGGTGTCAGTACCATTACCGTAGAAGATATTAGATGGTCACGATGTGATATAAAAAGTTTAAATTTGCTTGGAAACGTAATGGCGAAACAAAAAGCTGCAGAAGCAGATTGTTATGAAAGCATCCAGTATAGAGAGTTATCTGTAACAGAAGGTAGCTCTTCAAATATTTGGATTGTTAATGGCGAAAAGATTCAAACACACGAAGCAAATCAATTTATATTAAATGGAATTACTAGACAAAAAATTATTCAAATATGTGGCGAAAATGGGATTGAGGTTGAAGAAAAGGCATTTTCTATCGAAGATTTAATCGATGCTGACGAAGTTTTTTTATCCAGTACAACTTCCGAAGTAACACCAATCGTTTCTGTGAATAATGTCCCCGTCAAGGAAGGGGAAGTTGGAGAAATGACAAAAAAACTCCAAAATTTATTTGTTGATGCAATCATTAGTGAGTGTGGACAAATAAGCAATTAG
- the thpR gene encoding RNA 2',3'-cyclic phosphodiesterase: MKTTIPHYFIGIKPDVQVINEIEKIQKELQLKFPFKKWVHPLDYHITLAFLGNASDEQKEKLHVLLNQSSPLSTNFQIHIDHLGVFGQRQNPRIFWAGMKEEQKLVELRNQVFAVSSKAGFQLETRPFHPHLTLARKWKEDTIFSERELNEFSMPKNFISNVDSIHLFQTHMDKIPKYEIINSYSFHNYKQ, from the coding sequence ATGAAGACAACTATTCCTCATTACTTTATTGGTATTAAGCCAGATGTACAAGTTATAAATGAAATAGAAAAGATACAAAAAGAGTTACAACTAAAATTTCCTTTTAAGAAATGGGTGCATCCTTTAGATTATCATATTACACTTGCCTTTTTAGGAAATGCCTCCGATGAACAAAAGGAAAAGTTACATGTTCTTTTAAATCAATCATCTCCTTTAAGTACTAATTTTCAAATACATATAGATCATTTGGGTGTTTTCGGTCAGCGACAAAATCCGCGGATTTTCTGGGCAGGGATGAAAGAAGAGCAGAAACTGGTTGAGTTAAGAAATCAGGTCTTTGCTGTAAGCAGCAAGGCTGGTTTTCAGTTAGAAACACGGCCATTTCATCCACATTTGACTTTAGCGAGAAAATGGAAGGAAGACACCATCTTTTCAGAGCGGGAGTTAAACGAGTTTTCAATGCCTAAAAATTTTATTTCTAATGTTGATAGCATTCATCTGTTTCAAACACATATGGATAAAATACCCAAATATGAGATAATAAATAGTTACAGCTTTCATAATTACAAGCAATAG
- a CDS encoding phosphotransferase family protein, protein MEHLLGQDWEITPAGGETGEAFFAQNNGQKLFLKRNSSPFLAVLSAEGIVPKLVWTKRFENGDVFTAQQWLIGREFSHSDMTDERVTMLLKKIHTSKPLLEMLKRLGKTSFHPEMILSVIKAEIDDELKDNEDIIRYIQFLEDNLPFIKTTEHVVCHCDVNHNNWLLSEDNQLYLIDWDGAMIADPAIDLGMLLYWYIPKEDWKNWLHTYGYELTDHLSLRMKWYVIAQTINSIRWYKKKGRFSEMQKWMQFLHDID, encoded by the coding sequence TTGGAACATTTATTAGGGCAAGATTGGGAAATAACTCCTGCAGGTGGAGAAACAGGCGAAGCCTTTTTTGCACAAAATAATGGACAGAAGCTTTTTTTAAAACGAAATTCTTCTCCATTTTTAGCTGTGCTGTCAGCAGAAGGAATTGTCCCAAAACTTGTTTGGACAAAAAGATTTGAAAACGGAGATGTTTTTACTGCCCAGCAATGGCTGATTGGTAGAGAATTTAGTCATTCGGATATGACGGATGAAAGAGTAACCATGTTACTCAAAAAAATTCATACCTCTAAGCCTTTATTAGAGATGCTCAAAAGACTGGGTAAAACATCTTTTCATCCTGAAATGATTTTGTCAGTCATAAAAGCAGAAATAGACGATGAATTAAAAGATAACGAAGATATCATTCGATATATCCAATTTTTAGAGGATAATCTTCCGTTTATCAAAACAACAGAGCATGTCGTTTGTCATTGTGATGTAAATCATAACAACTGGCTGCTTTCTGAAGACAACCAGTTGTATTTAATTGACTGGGATGGTGCAATGATTGCAGATCCAGCCATTGATTTAGGTATGTTACTTTATTGGTACATTCCAAAGGAAGATTGGAAAAATTGGTTACATACTTATGGGTATGAACTTACCGATCATTTATCCTTAAGAATGAAATGGTATGTTATTGCTCAAACGATTAATTCCATACGTTGGTATAAGAAAAAAGGCCGATTTAGCGAAATGCAAAAATGGATGCAATTTTTACATGACATTGATTAA
- a CDS encoding nuclease-related domain-containing protein — translation MAQLIKLQDYVSRYEQNIVLYPSRFVRLKKQQWTGLKRAFDTKDRSLFYIENPIEDNWLMEKPTLLERVKKTILNRNKLEDAETAKINESEKKEEDEEELDFDYDAKKYKHPQSIDELKQQFLNQLFEFQLKWASSTLTEMSKVKKTLYYDDLLKYFLQRFPDTFLVLYQPLFQLKNAPVELDTIIVTPTDVWCIHVLEAENSAVFVGSNDKFWLKKKGDKEKKILSPVISINRTEKIVKGILEKYDITLPVQKVILTRNGYVDFPAPPYDLKIIEKRNYEEWFHKMRNNHSPIKAIQLKAAESLLHYGLTNAKRRYEWDTEES, via the coding sequence TTGGCGCAGTTAATCAAATTGCAAGATTATGTTTCACGATATGAGCAGAACATCGTCTTGTATCCATCACGTTTTGTTCGTTTAAAAAAACAACAGTGGACAGGATTAAAGAGAGCTTTTGATACTAAAGACAGAAGTCTCTTTTACATAGAGAATCCAATAGAAGACAACTGGTTAATGGAAAAACCGACTTTGCTGGAAAGAGTAAAGAAAACCATCTTAAATCGAAATAAGTTGGAAGATGCAGAAACGGCAAAAATAAATGAAAGCGAAAAAAAGGAAGAAGATGAAGAAGAACTAGACTTCGATTACGATGCCAAAAAATATAAACATCCACAATCAATCGATGAGTTAAAACAGCAGTTTCTAAATCAATTATTTGAATTTCAGCTCAAATGGGCCAGTTCTACGCTCACAGAAATGTCAAAAGTAAAAAAAACACTTTATTATGATGATTTATTAAAATATTTCTTGCAAAGATTCCCAGATACCTTTTTGGTTCTCTATCAACCGCTATTTCAATTGAAGAATGCTCCTGTTGAATTGGACACCATTATAGTTACACCAACAGATGTTTGGTGTATACATGTTCTTGAAGCAGAGAACTCAGCCGTCTTTGTTGGTTCGAATGATAAATTTTGGCTTAAAAAAAAGGGGGATAAGGAGAAAAAGATTCTTAGTCCTGTCATATCTATAAACAGAACAGAGAAAATTGTAAAGGGTATTCTAGAAAAGTATGACATTACTTTACCTGTACAAAAAGTAATCCTTACCCGAAATGGCTATGTTGATTTTCCAGCACCACCATATGATTTGAAAATTATCGAAAAAAGAAACTATGAAGAATGGTTTCATAAAATGAGAAATAACCATTCACCAATTAAAGCAATTCAATTAAAAGCAGCAGAAAGTCTTTTACATTATGGTTTGACGAATGCAAAAAGAAGGTATGAATGGGATACAGAGGAATCATAA